In Klebsiella sp. RHBSTW-00484, the genomic stretch CGCGCCGTCGCTTCAGCGCTGCTGATGCCATCGGGAGTGCTGTTGGTGCTGGTCAGGGTTTCATCCACGGAGAGCTGATAAAACGGGCCGCCCGGTTTTTCTGTATTCATAGTTATCTCCTCACTCCTGTAACGGAAATCAGGACAGCCTCAGGCTGCCCTTAGCGCACCACAAAAACCGGCACATGGGCATAACGCACGATACTTGCCGCCTCTGAACCCAACAGATGGGTTTGAATATTGGGATTGCGTGAGCCAATGATCACCACATCCGCCTTCAGTTCATCTGCCAGTTTCGTCACTTCATCGCGGACGTTGCCGCTGCGAATATGAATCTGGACATCGCTTTCCTTCAGAGAGAGTTTATTGATGAGTTCAGCGAGTTTTTCTTTTGAATTATTAACCAGATAGTCTTCCATT encodes the following:
- a CDS encoding universal stress protein gives rise to the protein MYKNILVPVDVFETGLADKALSHAQFLAQSSSGQIHLLNVIPTFSPALTRGFISDARKMEDYLVNNSKEKLAELINKLSLKESDVQIHIRSGNVRDEVTKLADELKADVVIIGSRNPNIQTHLLGSEAASIVRYAHVPVFVVR